AAATTTGGTAGAGGAGTACTTCAACATCAATATAAGTTTCTCAATGTTTACAGAAGCTTTGATATGTTACAGTTTGCACAGGAAACAGCTGATTCAACTCTatctgaagaagaagtagcAAGAAGCTGTCCTAGTGATGCACTGATGAAAGAATGGAAAGTTGAtggagataaaaaaacaattttgtatcAAATCCAATATGAGTTGAAAGATTTATGTGACAATAGTAGATTTAATTGTAAAAACTATGAGTTGTATCTAAGAACTATTTGTAGTGCTGCTGAGTCCTTGAACCATGGAGATGTAGTTGAAGAAATCAAATGGAATTTTCTTCTACCTTTTGATTTTCCCCCGCGTCCGCTTAAACTAAGCAGCAGTCAACAAGAATTAGTGAATGAATGGGACAAAACACTTGAGAATTGGTCCCACGAAGAAAATGATCAAGATTTCGGGGAACTATTGGAAAGCGATTCGCGTGTGGACTACATTAACTTATATAATTTCGATAATAAATGTCATGATGTGTTGAAATTGTAAGTTGTGGATGGAATGTAAATGACTAAATGCTATCGAATAAAATCATTTCCCGATATTGCTGGCGCGCCATCTGAGACCAGGTTGATTTACGAAGTTCCTCAGGAACATCAGACTATCAGAGACATCTC
The sequence above is drawn from the Daphnia pulicaria isolate SC F1-1A chromosome 1, SC_F0-13Bv2, whole genome shotgun sequence genome and encodes:
- the LOC124321207 gene encoding uncharacterized protein LOC124321207 isoform X1; the encoded protein is MAHICEKNNISMSSFTEEIKSIEKTNADFLVLCKDYREDDLLKLIQATIDQGADVNQTDANKNNGIELLCENYNVKDFMPIISCIIQSGFDIKKHNSSVLRSVLDSSMDQRQQNEVLRLLTRYGLNFYLPYSLIKLRKGDGSIRVKFINYLIVSKISLGWHEECLSCQQILLIDKFGRGVLQHQYKFLNVYRSFDMLQFAQETADSTLSEEEVARSCPSDALMKEWKVDGDKKTILYQIQYELKDLCDNSRFNCKNYELYLRTICSAAESLNHGDVVEEIKWNFLLPFDFPPRPLKLSSSQQELVNEWDKTLENWSHEENDQDFGELLESDSRVDYINLYNFDNKCHDVLKL
- the LOC124321207 gene encoding uncharacterized protein LOC124321207 isoform X2; translated protein: MAHICEKNNISMSSFTEEIKSIEKTNADFLVLCKDYREDDLLKLIQATIDQVLRSVLDSSMDQRQQNEVLRLLTRYGLNFYLPYSLIKLRKGDGSIRVKFINYLIVSKISLGWHEECLSCQQILLIDKFGRGVLQHQYKFLNVYRSFDMLQFAQETADSTLSEEEVARSCPSDALMKEWKVDGDKKTILYQIQYELKDLCDNSRFNCKNYELYLRTICSAAESLNHGDVVEEIKWNFLLPFDFPPRPLKLSSSQQELVNEWDKTLENWSHEENDQDFGELLESDSRVDYINLYNFDNKCHDVLKL